The Sulfurimonas sp. HSL3-2 genome segment ATTAAACGCTCTGAACATCTCTTCGCGTGCGACATGCTCACCGATAAGATCAAAAATTGGAAGTACTCTTACACTGCTCTCTTTTACTTCAGCCATAAGATGATCCGGAAGTACACGAGGAAGGTTCTCGACGATCCCGCCGCCTGTGATGTGTGCAAGTGCCACGATCTTCTCTTTTAAAGCTTTAAAAGTCTTAACATAGATATTTGTCGGAGTCAAAAGAGTCTCGATCAACGGCTTTCCGTTAAAGTCAGCATTAAAATCAAGATTCATCTTTTCAAACAAGACTTTACGAGCAAGGGAGAAACCGTTTGAGTGAAGACCAGAACTCGGAAGTGCGATCAATTGATCACCTTCTTGAACCATACTTACACGGTCCATCTCAGCTTTCTCTGCGACACCGACTGCAAAACCTGCAAGATCGTAGTCGTCTTCACTGTACATCCCTGGCATCTCAGCAGTTTCACCGCCGATAAGTGCACACTCAGCTTCGATACATCCCGCAGCGATACCGCTTACGACCGAAGTAGCTACTTCGACTTCAAGTTTGCCCGTCGCATAGTAATCTAGGAAGAACGACGGTGTACCGAAGTTACAGATAAGGTCGTTTACACACATAGCAACAAGGTCGATCCCGACAGTGTTGTGAATTCCTGAATCAATAGCAAGCTTTAGTTTTGTACCGACACCGTCAGTAGCCGCAAGCATTACGGGCTCATTGTAACCCTTTGGAAGTTCAAAAGCACCTGCAAACGAACCGATCCCGCCCATAACACCCGGTATCTTTGTAGACTTAACGAGCGGTTTTATATTTTCAACAAAACTGTTTCCTGCATCAATATCGACACCGGCATCTTTATAGCTTATTTGACTCATAAATTTTCCTATGTAAAAAGTAACGTGATTATACCAAAGAGGTATTTAGATTTAGTTGATGTCGCACTTTTTAGTGATCAGACAAAGTGGACAAAAGTTTGCGATTCCTGCAATAAGAGGAAGAAGCCCTAAATAAAACCAATAAATACCGGTATATGCACCGATTGCAATTAAAATAATCCCTATAAGAATACGGAATACTCTACAAAACTTTCTTACTTTATTTAAATCCATCTTTTTACCCTTGATTTTTAATTGATGAAATTATATCCATAATTTTTTTTAGTTATAATTAGATACAAAATTAATCGCTATTTATAAGAACAACTTTTTAATATTTTTTAAATCTAATCTGATACAATCGCGAAAACTTAAAACTAGGAAAAATTTTGAAAGATTTTATATATCCGGAAATGATGGTACATATACCGCTTTGTACACATAAAGAACCAAAAAATATACTCGTACTAAGCGACGACGCGATGAAACTCCAACTAGAGATCTCACGCCATAATGATATGAGTGCTACAACAGTTCCTGTAT includes the following:
- the purM gene encoding phosphoribosylformylglycinamidine cyclo-ligase — translated: MSQISYKDAGVDIDAGNSFVENIKPLVKSTKIPGVMGGIGSFAGAFELPKGYNEPVMLAATDGVGTKLKLAIDSGIHNTVGIDLVAMCVNDLICNFGTPSFFLDYYATGKLEVEVATSVVSGIAAGCIEAECALIGGETAEMPGMYSEDDYDLAGFAVGVAEKAEMDRVSMVQEGDQLIALPSSGLHSNGFSLARKVLFEKMNLDFNADFNGKPLIETLLTPTNIYVKTFKALKEKIVALAHITGGGIVENLPRVLPDHLMAEVKESSVRVLPIFDLIGEHVAREEMFRAFNMGVGMILVVRPENVDAVLAAAEGSYHIGEIKAGSKKAVLI
- a CDS encoding YgaP-like transmembrane domain, producing the protein MDLNKVRKFCRVFRILIGIILIAIGAYTGIYWFYLGLLPLIAGIANFCPLCLITKKCDIN